In one window of Micromonospora cathayae DNA:
- a CDS encoding AfsR/SARP family transcriptional regulator, which translates to MSGPSQLPPCPRDRAEPAAWTFRVLGPLAVERDGVELPVGPGKQRALLVSLLLDANHLVPLDRLVELLWEGEPPRSAVANIRTYASQLRVTVADRDVQRVVWRPPGYLFTAADEEVDLLTYKRLGEQARRAQADGDLPTALNRLTAALGLWRGAAAEDVSRTDRLGARLSGLDEHRVNLIEEWMDARLRLGDHREALAELRRLTGAHPLRERLWCQLMLASYRVGSTGPALQVFEEARQLLADQLGAEPGPELAKLHTAILRHDPALLTVDAPPVDLTHVPRRPRPVPCELPLSVSTLVGREQELATIRAAATAAGAGPSGVDGPGRTAAAHTPAGHAGTAGGTRPVIVAVHGPGGIGKSALAVHVAHELRQYYPDGQIYVDLHGSTVGLTAEDPSEVLRRFLRTLGAESEQPVGDDEAAAHFRSLTADRKMIIVLDNAVDEAQVRPLLPASAETLVLVTSRRMLAALDGPVHLELRPISPDAACALLGQLAGSERVRAEPEELGRIAALCDHLPLALRVVGARLASQPDRPLSALSAQLSHQRGRLDALCYGDLAVRSSLAVGFLRLTTGAKLFRLLGGVRLPDFGTAVASAVLDGSTAATERALDELVDARLLEQTRPGRYRMHDLVRLYAGELGADDRDSGCALHRVLCCYLSTARRAVAMLRPGLHRHGTDQFVEADDRVRLAGPAEALAWLEAERAGMIEVARQVYDAEPELARSVPLLTAALYQYLATHDYWDELDELAGLARTVAVRLDDRRAEATALTCLAGVARHRGRLAEARTHLDRAITIRCALGDRRALAALLSHLGMTCAQAGDRTAALENLRHSIQLHQTHGTRTGEGIARHEAAEVLCLLGRHAEAGGMFAEALEIRRAVGDRLGEAITMTGLGKLACRRGAYDDAVTMLSDALPRCVEFGARHYEWQALVWRAYAWTRLDRLDLAVTDLAQALAMSRARGNPREEGLTARLLGVVWCRRGRAATAAEYESRAVELLGDECPRAVGDQVPLDLWR; encoded by the coding sequence ATGTCAGGCCCCTCGCAACTCCCGCCCTGCCCTCGCGACCGAGCGGAACCCGCCGCCTGGACGTTCCGGGTGCTCGGCCCGCTGGCCGTCGAACGGGACGGTGTGGAGTTGCCCGTCGGACCGGGAAAGCAACGCGCCCTCCTGGTCAGCCTGCTGCTGGACGCCAACCATCTGGTGCCGTTGGACCGACTGGTGGAGCTGCTGTGGGAGGGCGAACCGCCTCGTTCGGCGGTGGCGAACATCCGCACGTACGCCTCACAGCTCCGGGTGACGGTCGCCGATCGGGACGTCCAGCGGGTGGTGTGGCGGCCACCGGGGTACCTGTTCACCGCCGCCGACGAGGAGGTGGACCTGCTCACCTACAAGCGGCTGGGCGAGCAGGCGCGCAGGGCGCAGGCGGACGGCGACCTGCCGACGGCGTTGAACCGGCTCACCGCGGCCCTGGGCCTGTGGCGCGGTGCGGCCGCCGAGGACGTGAGCCGGACGGACCGGCTCGGCGCCCGACTGTCCGGACTGGACGAGCACCGGGTGAACCTGATCGAGGAGTGGATGGACGCCCGGCTCCGCCTCGGCGACCACCGGGAGGCGCTGGCGGAGCTACGCCGCCTGACCGGTGCCCATCCGCTGCGCGAGCGACTGTGGTGTCAGCTCATGCTGGCGTCGTACCGGGTGGGCAGCACCGGCCCGGCCCTGCAGGTCTTCGAGGAGGCCCGGCAGCTCCTGGCGGACCAGCTCGGTGCCGAGCCGGGCCCGGAGCTGGCCAAGCTGCACACGGCGATCCTGCGGCACGACCCGGCGCTGCTGACGGTGGACGCGCCACCGGTCGACCTGACCCACGTCCCGCGCCGGCCCCGCCCGGTGCCGTGCGAGCTGCCGCTGAGCGTCTCGACGTTGGTGGGGCGGGAACAGGAGCTGGCCACGATCCGGGCCGCCGCGACCGCGGCGGGCGCCGGCCCGTCCGGAGTCGACGGACCGGGCCGGACGGCAGCGGCGCACACCCCGGCGGGACACGCCGGTACGGCGGGCGGCACCAGGCCGGTGATCGTGGCCGTGCACGGGCCGGGCGGCATCGGCAAGTCCGCGCTCGCCGTGCACGTGGCGCACGAACTCCGCCAGTACTACCCCGACGGGCAGATCTACGTCGACCTGCACGGCTCCACCGTGGGGTTGACCGCCGAGGATCCGTCGGAGGTGCTGCGCCGGTTCCTGCGCACGCTGGGCGCGGAGTCCGAGCAACCGGTCGGCGACGACGAGGCGGCGGCGCACTTCCGGTCCCTGACCGCCGACCGAAAGATGATCATCGTACTGGACAACGCCGTCGACGAGGCCCAGGTACGGCCGCTGCTGCCCGCTTCGGCGGAGACCCTCGTACTGGTCACCAGCCGGCGCATGCTGGCGGCCCTGGACGGGCCGGTGCACCTGGAGCTGCGTCCGATCAGCCCGGACGCGGCCTGCGCGCTGCTCGGACAGTTGGCCGGCAGCGAGCGGGTCCGGGCCGAACCCGAGGAACTCGGCCGCATCGCCGCGCTCTGCGACCATCTCCCCCTGGCGCTCCGGGTGGTCGGCGCACGGCTGGCGTCCCAACCCGACCGCCCCCTGTCGGCGCTCTCCGCGCAGCTGTCCCACCAGCGCGGCCGGCTCGACGCGTTGTGCTACGGCGACCTGGCGGTCCGTTCGTCGCTGGCGGTCGGCTTCCTGCGGTTGACCACCGGCGCGAAGCTGTTCCGGCTGCTCGGCGGGGTCCGGCTGCCGGACTTCGGCACGGCCGTCGCCTCGGCGGTGCTGGACGGTTCGACGGCCGCCACCGAGCGGGCCCTGGACGAACTCGTCGACGCGCGGCTGCTGGAGCAGACCCGGCCCGGCCGCTACCGGATGCACGACCTGGTCCGGCTGTACGCGGGCGAGCTGGGCGCGGACGACCGCGACAGCGGGTGCGCCCTGCACCGGGTGCTGTGCTGCTATCTGAGCACCGCTCGCCGGGCGGTGGCCATGCTCCGTCCCGGTCTGCACCGGCACGGCACGGATCAGTTCGTCGAGGCCGACGACCGTGTCCGCCTGGCCGGGCCGGCGGAGGCGCTGGCCTGGCTGGAGGCGGAACGCGCCGGCATGATCGAGGTGGCCCGGCAGGTGTACGACGCGGAGCCGGAGCTGGCCCGGTCGGTACCGCTGCTCACCGCCGCGCTGTACCAGTACCTCGCCACCCACGACTACTGGGACGAACTCGACGAGTTGGCCGGGCTGGCCAGAACCGTCGCGGTACGCCTCGACGACCGGCGCGCCGAGGCGACCGCGCTGACCTGTCTCGCCGGGGTCGCCCGGCACCGTGGTCGACTCGCCGAGGCGAGGACGCACCTCGACCGGGCCATCACCATCCGCTGCGCGCTGGGCGACCGGCGGGCGCTGGCCGCCCTGCTGTCGCATCTCGGGATGACCTGCGCGCAGGCCGGTGACCGGACGGCGGCGCTGGAGAACCTGCGGCACAGCATCCAGCTTCATCAGACGCACGGGACACGCACCGGGGAGGGGATCGCCCGGCACGAGGCCGCCGAGGTGCTGTGCCTGCTCGGCCGGCACGCCGAGGCGGGCGGGATGTTCGCCGAGGCGCTGGAGATCCGCCGCGCGGTGGGTGACCGGCTCGGTGAGGCGATCACGATGACCGGCCTCGGCAAGCTGGCGTGCCGGCGTGGAGCGTACGACGACGCGGTCACCATGCTCTCCGACGCGCTGCCGCGCTGCGTGGAGTTCGGCGCGCGGCACTACGAGTGGCAGGCACTGGTCTGGCGGGCGTACGCGTGGACCCGGCTCGACCGGCTCGACCTGGCGGTCACCGATCTCGCCCAGGCACTGGCCATGAGCAGGGCGCGCGGCAACCCCCGCGAGGAGGGGTTGACCGCCCGCCTGCTCGGCGTCGTCTGGTGCCGTCGCGGGCGGGCGGCGACAGCCGCGGAGTACGAGTCCCGGGCGGTGGAACTGCTCGGGGACGAGTGTCCACGGGCGGTCGGCGACCAGGTCCCGCTGGACCTCTGGCGGTGA